The following proteins are co-located in the candidate division WOR-3 bacterium genome:
- a CDS encoding PhoU domain-containing protein, giving the protein MKRTLWDLLRGKTLLQEAFEEGLDMLLQVKYMYIETNKLLFEEVKEGFDPYSIDKQVNKREIEIREKILKHLAFGADKVDIAPALSLSSIVIDIERIGDYCKNMFELVEIYPEKLDEDSYIQKLKEMSEEISHEFDVTYLAFKEADEEKAKYVMKKHLEINKILENLLREVAKDDSLKPRKAIIIALLTRYLKRVSAHLKNVASSIVNPYPKISFQPESKF; this is encoded by the coding sequence ATGAAAAGGACGCTATGGGACCTTTTAAGGGGCAAAACTTTACTTCAGGAGGCCTTTGAAGAAGGTCTCGATATGCTCCTTCAAGTGAAATACATGTACATTGAGACCAACAAACTGCTCTTCGAAGAGGTAAAAGAAGGATTCGATCCCTACTCCATTGATAAGCAGGTAAATAAGAGAGAGATCGAAATCAGGGAAAAGATTTTAAAACATCTCGCCTTTGGAGCAGATAAAGTAGATATAGCCCCTGCCCTTTCCTTGAGCAGCATTGTAATCGACATTGAACGTATAGGCGATTACTGCAAAAATATGTTTGAACTTGTTGAAATCTATCCTGAAAAACTCGATGAAGATTCCTATATCCAGAAACTTAAAGAAATGTCAGAAGAAATTTCCCATGAATTTGACGTTACTTATTTAGCCTTCAAAGAGGCTGATGAAGAAAAAGCGAAATATGTTATGAAAAAACACCTCGAGATCAATAAAATCCTCGAAAATCTCCTACGGGAAGTAGCTAAAGACGATTCTTTAAAGCCGAGGAAAGCCATTATAATCGCCCTTTTAACGAGATATCTCAAGAGGGTAAGTGCACACCTTAAAAATGTAGCCTCTTCCATTGTGAACCCATATCCTAAAATAAGCTTCCAACCGGAGAGCAAGTTTTAG
- the ispD gene encoding 2-C-methyl-D-erythritol 4-phosphate cytidylyltransferase: MPEYSAVIVAAGEGKRFGGNKVFVEVFGKYLVEYSLDVFENHPDISEIILVLSKQDLAKGDDLKGRYRKLTSIVEGGKERSESVQNGVKEAKGEFVLIHDAARPNVSKEIVDNVINGLKDYDAVVPGIPLRDTAGYFESGLFSGKVERSNLYLIQTPQGFKRSILLKGFEKAEKSYTDESTMIYDVLGIPAKVVEGSIENFKITYPDDLNLFRKLLGGEMELRVGLGYDSHRLEQGKRLILGGIVVSEEIGCVAHSDGDCLVHSIIDALLGAVGDRDIGYHFPDSDPKFAGVSSLKLLEDVMQKWSDRIEIVNIDSVVKLEKPKIQNFVPQMREIISETLGISPSKINIKAKTGEKIGPVGESKLIECESVVLLRLKS; this comes from the coding sequence ATGCCAGAGTATTCTGCCGTTATAGTTGCAGCGGGCGAGGGTAAGAGATTCGGTGGGAATAAGGTATTTGTGGAGGTCTTTGGCAAGTACCTTGTGGAATATTCCCTTGATGTATTCGAAAACCATCCTGATATTTCAGAAATTATTCTCGTCCTAAGCAAACAAGACCTGGCAAAGGGAGATGATTTAAAAGGCAGATACCGCAAGCTGACTTCCATTGTCGAGGGCGGAAAAGAGAGAAGTGAGTCTGTTCAAAATGGTGTTAAAGAGGCTAAAGGCGAGTTTGTATTGATTCATGACGCGGCGAGGCCGAATGTAAGCAAGGAAATAGTTGATAATGTGATTAATGGCCTCAAAGATTATGACGCTGTTGTACCGGGGATTCCCCTGAGAGATACTGCCGGTTACTTTGAGTCTGGTTTGTTTTCGGGTAAAGTGGAACGAAGTAACCTCTACTTAATCCAAACCCCCCAGGGGTTTAAAAGGAGTATATTACTCAAAGGTTTTGAGAAAGCAGAGAAAAGTTATACCGACGAATCAACCATGATTTATGATGTATTAGGTATCCCTGCAAAGGTCGTGGAGGGAAGCATTGAGAATTTTAAAATTACATACCCCGATGACCTTAACCTTTTTAGAAAATTATTAGGAGGCGAAATGGAATTAAGAGTTGGTCTTGGGTATGATTCTCACAGGCTGGAGCAAGGAAAGAGATTAATTCTTGGAGGTATTGTGGTTTCAGAAGAGATCGGCTGCGTAGCCCATTCTGATGGGGATTGTTTAGTTCATTCTATCATCGACGCCCTTCTTGGTGCAGTGGGTGATAGGGACATCGGTTACCATTTCCCGGACAGTGATCCCAAGTTTGCTGGAGTTTCAAGTTTAAAATTGCTTGAGGATGTCATGCAAAAGTGGAGTGATAGAATTGAAATAGTGAACATTGACTCTGTGGTTAAACTTGAAAAGCCAAAGATTCAGAACTTTGTACCCCAAATGAGAGAAATAATTTCTGAAACCCTCGGGATTTCTCCAAGCAAAATAAATATAAAGGCAAAAACAGGTGAAAAAATCGGCCCTGTTGGAGAATCAAAACTTATAGAGTGTGAATCAGTCGTACTCCTGAGGCTAAAATCCTAA
- a CDS encoding sigma-70 family RNA polymerase sigma factor has product MGTLFEDKKFREFIEKAKKKKKVTFDELERVLPYQVGTEQFEEVIMALQEEGIEVHESFKPKKKNKIEQDILEKEEFSQIRDDPTKTYLKQVSNLNLLTKEEEQEYSKMIDEARKDIVRELFATPYGIEKFYMLIRQCLDGFMPIEELVQVDSHYWTSREMNRKEKVRVEKSFRELKNLIEEYNTLPSSKEKEKLAKKIADKIEKISPRFSVVKDIFDKFEEEIKNIKDFYEKLNTLKAEEDELKNKSRKSPKDLERLGELMYMMRETAVALEERIGKIGMPFDEAEKVYASLKEHFQKLEFAKCKMVEGNVRLVIDIAKKFMNRGLEFGDLIQEGNLGLIKAVEKFDYRKGFKFSTYATWWIKQSISRAIADQSRVIRIPIHMIETITKINRAIKNLMQELDREPTYEEIAEATNLTIEKVKQALEAQKEPISMDKPIDHDEKSIIAEYVVDTENNPLEYAKEFILKERLDEVLQTLSKRERKILEYRFGLNGHPPKTLEEVGAIFGITRERVRQIEAKAIKRLRHPMRMQRLRQLIEPPDFNQ; this is encoded by the coding sequence ATGGGGACCTTATTTGAGGACAAAAAATTCAGGGAGTTTATTGAGAAGGCTAAGAAGAAGAAAAAAGTTACTTTTGACGAGCTTGAACGGGTATTGCCGTATCAAGTGGGGACGGAACAGTTCGAAGAGGTTATAATGGCCCTTCAGGAAGAAGGGATCGAAGTCCATGAATCTTTCAAGCCTAAGAAAAAGAACAAGATCGAACAGGACATTTTGGAGAAAGAAGAGTTCTCTCAGATAAGAGATGACCCTACCAAGACTTATTTGAAACAGGTTTCTAACCTTAATTTGCTTACAAAAGAGGAGGAACAGGAATATTCGAAGATGATCGATGAGGCAAGAAAGGATATTGTACGGGAACTCTTTGCAACACCTTACGGAATTGAGAAATTTTACATGCTCATCAGGCAATGCTTAGACGGTTTCATGCCTATTGAGGAGCTTGTTCAGGTTGATTCTCATTACTGGACATCCAGGGAAATGAATAGGAAGGAAAAGGTTAGGGTGGAAAAGAGCTTCCGCGAGCTCAAGAATCTAATCGAAGAGTATAATACTTTGCCCTCTTCCAAGGAGAAAGAAAAGCTTGCAAAAAAGATCGCTGATAAAATAGAGAAAATATCCCCAAGGTTTTCCGTTGTAAAGGATATTTTCGACAAATTTGAGGAAGAGATCAAGAACATTAAGGATTTTTATGAAAAGTTAAATACCCTTAAAGCTGAGGAGGATGAGTTAAAGAACAAAAGTCGTAAGTCTCCGAAGGATTTAGAAAGGCTTGGTGAACTTATGTATATGATGAGGGAGACTGCAGTGGCTCTGGAAGAGAGGATTGGTAAAATCGGCATGCCCTTTGATGAAGCAGAAAAGGTCTATGCAAGCCTTAAAGAGCACTTCCAAAAACTTGAATTTGCCAAATGCAAAATGGTGGAAGGGAATGTGAGGCTGGTTATCGACATAGCCAAAAAATTTATGAACAGAGGTCTTGAATTTGGAGACCTCATCCAGGAGGGTAACCTCGGGCTGATTAAGGCTGTTGAAAAATTTGATTATCGTAAGGGATTCAAATTCTCCACCTATGCGACCTGGTGGATAAAGCAATCTATTTCGAGAGCAATAGCTGACCAGTCAAGGGTGATAAGGATTCCTATTCACATGATTGAAACCATAACCAAGATAAACAGAGCTATTAAGAATTTGATGCAGGAACTTGATAGAGAACCTACCTACGAGGAGATTGCAGAGGCGACTAATTTAACGATTGAAAAGGTGAAGCAAGCACTCGAAGCCCAGAAAGAGCCAATTTCAATGGACAAACCAATAGATCACGATGAAAAATCAATTATTGCCGAATATGTTGTTGATACTGAAAATAATCCCCTCGAATATGCGAAGGAATTCATTTTGAAAGAGCGTCTTGATGAGGTTCTACAGACTCTTTCTAAGAGGGAGAGGAAGATTTTGGAGTACAGGTTTGGTCTTAACGGGCATCCGCCGAAAACCTTAGAAGAAGTCGGAGCCATTTTTGGTATTACCAGAGAAAGGGTTAGGCAGATTGAGGCGAAGGCGATCAAGAGATTGAGACATCCTATGAGAATGCAAAGACTCAGACAGCTCATTGAGCCACCTGACTTTAATCAGTAA
- the dnaG gene encoding DNA primase, giving the protein MREDNFREIIEKIRASVSIVDVVSNYVQLKKTGKSYRGLCPFHAEKTPSFYVDPDKGLYHCFGCGASGNVFTFLMKKEGLSFSEAVRELAKIAGIKIDEEIKSSKELMVLKEAKAYYQRLLNESEEGVPVLNYLKQRKVTTEAILTFGLGYASGAGLVTYLKNRGFDFYTMLKVGLIKENPRGGYSEFFQDRLIIPIYDHFGNVVAFGGRAMKESDEPKYLNTAETEFFSKGKILFGYYINKKDLRDSKVPIIVEGYFDVMALFMMGLKRGLAPMGTALTEGHASFISSQFPQAILLFDSDEAGKRATLRSIKVLLEKGVMPLVANLDSSKDPAEAWENGRIEEVTKALDNAVNFAKYILSISNSIEERASNVRDLLESIQKIENPVLRKDFGDLVARAFGIGSIGLNEVLKLLSGQKRENVIAGVDFSLAVAALIDSEIREVLLNELTAEDFLSEDAKSIYLALKEGKTPEEVISEHPRSSRIVEYAMNYLGEMNDKVKVEVIKKIKNIRASKVRQMLLKQRLENRENIEKILVEFFKSKKENMGG; this is encoded by the coding sequence ATGAGAGAGGATAACTTTAGAGAAATAATCGAAAAGATTCGCGCATCGGTATCCATAGTGGATGTTGTAAGTAATTACGTACAGCTGAAAAAAACGGGTAAGTCTTACAGAGGCTTATGTCCCTTTCACGCGGAAAAAACCCCTTCTTTTTATGTAGACCCTGATAAAGGGCTTTATCACTGTTTCGGCTGTGGTGCATCGGGAAATGTTTTTACCTTCTTGATGAAGAAAGAGGGACTGTCTTTTTCAGAGGCTGTAAGAGAACTGGCAAAAATTGCGGGCATTAAAATAGATGAGGAGATTAAAAGCAGTAAAGAGCTCATGGTGCTTAAGGAAGCGAAGGCTTATTATCAAAGATTGCTCAACGAATCTGAAGAAGGTGTTCCGGTTTTGAACTATCTCAAACAAAGAAAGGTTACCACGGAAGCGATTCTCACCTTTGGTTTAGGTTATGCCTCAGGGGCAGGTTTGGTAACCTATCTGAAAAATAGGGGGTTTGATTTTTATACAATGTTAAAGGTCGGCTTAATCAAAGAAAACCCCCGTGGTGGCTATTCCGAGTTTTTCCAGGATAGGCTTATTATCCCCATCTATGACCACTTTGGTAATGTTGTTGCCTTTGGCGGTCGCGCAATGAAGGAATCCGACGAACCAAAGTATCTAAATACTGCAGAGACAGAGTTCTTCAGCAAAGGAAAAATACTTTTTGGATACTACATAAATAAAAAAGATTTGAGGGATTCTAAGGTGCCAATAATTGTAGAAGGTTACTTTGATGTCATGGCACTATTTATGATGGGGCTTAAAAGGGGACTTGCACCTATGGGGACCGCTTTAACGGAGGGCCATGCCAGTTTTATATCATCGCAGTTTCCCCAAGCAATTCTTCTTTTCGATAGTGATGAAGCAGGGAAAAGAGCCACTTTAAGAAGTATTAAGGTCCTCCTGGAAAAAGGTGTTATGCCTTTAGTTGCTAATTTAGACTCTTCCAAGGACCCTGCTGAAGCATGGGAGAACGGCAGGATTGAAGAGGTTACAAAGGCCCTTGACAATGCGGTCAATTTTGCTAAATATATATTAAGCATAAGCAATTCGATTGAGGAAAGGGCATCAAATGTTAGAGATTTATTGGAGTCGATTCAGAAAATTGAGAATCCTGTTTTGCGTAAGGATTTTGGGGATTTAGTTGCCAGGGCTTTTGGGATAGGTTCTATTGGTTTGAACGAAGTTTTAAAATTGCTGAGTGGACAAAAAAGGGAAAATGTTATTGCTGGTGTGGATTTTTCATTAGCGGTCGCAGCTTTAATTGATAGTGAAATAAGAGAGGTATTGCTAAATGAATTGACTGCTGAGGATTTCTTAAGTGAAGATGCGAAATCAATTTACCTTGCTTTAAAAGAGGGAAAGACCCCGGAGGAGGTAATATCAGAACATCCACGTTCAAGCAGAATAGTCGAGTATGCGATGAATTACCTCGGAGAAATGAATGATAAGGTCAAAGTTGAAGTTATTAAGAAAATTAAAAATATTCGAGCCTCAAAGGTCAGGCAGATGCTTCTAAAGCAGAGGCTCGAAAATAGAGAGAATATTGAGAAAATTTTAGTTGAGTTTTTTAAAAGCAAAAAAGAAAATATGGGGGGATAA
- the rpsU gene encoding 30S ribosomal protein S21: MSGVRLREGESFESLLKRFRKVVAADGILQDVKKYQYYEKPSEKKKKELLAARRRMLRKMKRNEE, encoded by the coding sequence GTGTCTGGCGTCAGACTGCGTGAAGGTGAGAGCTTCGAAAGCCTTCTTAAAAGGTTTAGAAAAGTGGTAGCTGCCGATGGCATTCTTCAAGATGTCAAAAAATATCAGTATTACGAAAAACCTTCCGAAAAGAAAAAGAAGGAACTGTTGGCAGCAAGAAGGCGCATGCTTCGGAAAATGAAGAGAAATGAGGAATAA
- a CDS encoding RsmE family RNA methyltransferase, with translation MNSAYFQEKVENTLLVTDKKEFHHLVKVRRVKLGEVIRLIDGNGNEYFSRVDEINLRSRVLKATILEHHLKKHELPFKLTLAFSPLSEGRANEYLIEKCTELGVSEFIPVIFERSVKKHFRLERWSRIAKETLKQCNRSIVPSLYEVLSFSELLKIEGFQHKFFGYLEGKPLDCDTSINGDTLLVIGPEGGFTGEEIEALLKAGFHGFKFGETILKAETAAVALATLIIFRMGGTLKS, from the coding sequence ATGAATTCCGCTTACTTTCAAGAAAAGGTTGAAAATACCCTTTTGGTCACAGACAAAAAGGAATTTCACCACCTTGTAAAGGTAAGACGGGTTAAACTAGGTGAGGTTATTAGATTAATCGATGGGAATGGCAATGAGTACTTTTCGAGGGTAGACGAGATAAATCTACGCAGTCGAGTTTTAAAAGCAACTATTCTTGAACACCATTTGAAAAAACACGAATTACCTTTTAAACTTACACTTGCCTTTTCACCCTTGTCAGAGGGTAGGGCTAACGAATATTTAATAGAAAAGTGCACGGAACTGGGTGTTAGCGAGTTTATACCGGTTATATTTGAAAGAAGTGTTAAAAAGCATTTTAGGTTAGAGAGGTGGTCAAGGATAGCAAAAGAAACACTAAAACAGTGTAATCGTTCAATAGTACCTTCTCTTTATGAGGTTTTAAGTTTTTCGGAACTTTTAAAAATAGAAGGTTTTCAGCATAAATTTTTTGGATATTTAGAAGGTAAACCGCTTGATTGTGATACATCAATAAACGGCGATACCTTACTGGTAATTGGTCCTGAAGGGGGTTTTACGGGAGAGGAAATCGAGGCCCTTTTAAAGGCAGGTTTTCATGGCTTTAAGTTTGGTGAGACTATTTTAAAGGCAGAGACTGCAGCAGTGGCATTGGCCACATTGATCATTTTTAGAATGGGGGGCACTTTAAAAAGTTAA
- the dnaJ gene encoding molecular chaperone DnaJ has protein sequence MAKKDYYEILGVPRDATPEEIKKAYRRLAIKYHPDRNPENRKEAEEKFKEISEAYEVLIDPEKRKLYDMYGHEGVKTRFQQGDFTWRDFTHFDDLRDIFKDLGFGFDFFDDFFGNFFGFDTRRGTRRQRVKVRGEDIQITLPLTLEEIYRGETKKIRLKRLEVCDACQGTGSVDGKVETCPVCKGSGVVREVSSTFFGQFIRESVCPQCRGEGKVIVNPCPKCGGSGRVREEKEIEFRIPKGIRNGEYFILHGEGHAGTRGGERGNLIVVVSEKPHEIFIRDKEDLHVAINVTYSELILGKEFEFTHLDGRKLKVKIPPGTVPGETIRLKGYGMERNGYKGDLYFHVKLIIPSRPSKEYLDLAHKMQKEEEETMSKIPRFSKPS, from the coding sequence ATGGCTAAAAAAGACTATTATGAGATCCTTGGCGTTCCTCGGGATGCGACTCCCGAAGAGATAAAGAAGGCCTACCGAAGGCTGGCGATTAAGTATCATCCCGATAGGAATCCTGAAAATAGGAAAGAAGCCGAGGAAAAGTTTAAAGAGATAAGTGAGGCCTACGAAGTTCTCATTGACCCAGAAAAACGAAAACTCTATGACATGTATGGGCACGAAGGAGTTAAGACAAGATTCCAGCAAGGTGATTTCACCTGGAGGGACTTTACTCACTTTGACGACCTCAGAGACATTTTTAAAGATCTGGGCTTTGGGTTTGATTTCTTTGATGACTTTTTCGGAAACTTTTTTGGCTTTGATACAAGGCGTGGGACTCGAAGACAGAGGGTTAAGGTTAGGGGGGAAGATATCCAGATCACCCTCCCCTTGACTCTTGAGGAAATATACCGTGGAGAGACTAAAAAGATAAGACTGAAGAGATTAGAAGTGTGTGATGCCTGTCAAGGAACGGGTTCCGTTGATGGTAAAGTTGAGACCTGCCCGGTTTGTAAAGGCTCGGGTGTAGTAAGGGAGGTTTCTTCCACTTTCTTTGGCCAATTCATCAGAGAATCCGTTTGCCCTCAGTGCAGAGGCGAAGGGAAGGTGATAGTCAACCCGTGTCCCAAATGTGGTGGTTCGGGAAGAGTAAGGGAAGAGAAGGAGATTGAGTTCCGAATACCAAAAGGAATTAGAAACGGAGAGTACTTTATACTCCACGGAGAGGGCCACGCAGGCACAAGGGGTGGTGAGAGGGGGAATCTAATCGTTGTCGTTTCCGAAAAACCTCATGAAATTTTTATTAGAGATAAAGAGGATCTTCACGTGGCAATCAATGTGACCTATTCCGAGTTGATTTTGGGCAAAGAATTTGAGTTTACTCATCTTGATGGAAGAAAGCTAAAAGTGAAGATTCCGCCGGGTACAGTACCGGGAGAGACGATTCGCTTGAAAGGGTACGGTATGGAAAGGAATGGCTACAAAGGCGACCTGTATTTCCATGTTAAGCTTATAATTCCTTCAAGGCCTTCTAAAGAATATTTGGATTTAGCCCACAAGATGCAGAAGGAAGAAGAGGAAACAATGAGTAAGATTCCAAGGTTCTCCAAACCTTCATGA
- the dnaK gene encoding molecular chaperone DnaK, protein MAAKEKIIGIDLGTTNSAVAIVIGGDPVVITNKEGERITPSVVAFKGQEVLVGSIAKRQAILNPENTVFSVKRFMGKRYDEAEVDIKRVPYKVVRGINDRVEIYIPAIGRNVTPEEVSSKILAYMKEIAEIYLNEPVKKAVITVPAHFNDAQRQATKDAGIIAGLEVVRVFPEPTAAALAYGLDKTDRTIRVAVYDLGGGTFDISILELDKGVFEVMATSGDTHLGGDDIDQRIIDWLIEEFRKETGIDLRNDRNALQRLKDAAEKAKKELSTLMETQISLPFITSDASGPKHLERVLTRSRLEAMSMDLIERTIEICKQALEDVKLRPQDIDEVILVGGQTRMPLVQQKVREFFGKEPHKGINPDEVVAVGAAIQGAIIAGEYQDKDIVLLDVVPLSLGVETLGGIFDVVIPRNTTIPTRKSKIYTTAEDNQTSVLIKVYQGERPIASENRLLGQFELMGIPPAPRGTPQIEVTFDIDADGILHVSAVDKATNKENSIKIYARTGLTQEEIDRMVKEAEKYKEEDRKRRELIELRNQADAYVYSVEKSLRDLQEKLTEEQKKRVEEALNRLRESLKGEDFVKIRQDFEELQRVWSQVAQEVYAKYGSSAQTGTAEGKKDKPDDSDYEVVK, encoded by the coding sequence ATGGCAGCGAAAGAGAAGATAATTGGAATCGACCTTGGAACTACCAATTCCGCGGTTGCCATTGTTATTGGTGGTGATCCAGTCGTTATAACGAATAAAGAAGGTGAGAGAATTACACCTTCTGTCGTGGCCTTTAAGGGTCAGGAGGTACTTGTTGGTTCCATTGCTAAGAGACAAGCGATCCTCAATCCTGAGAATACAGTCTTTTCAGTAAAGCGGTTCATGGGTAAAAGGTACGATGAGGCAGAGGTAGATATTAAAAGAGTCCCTTACAAGGTGGTCAGGGGTATAAATGATAGAGTCGAAATTTATATACCCGCTATTGGAAGAAATGTGACACCAGAAGAGGTTTCTTCAAAAATCCTTGCTTACATGAAAGAAATTGCAGAGATTTACCTTAATGAGCCCGTTAAAAAGGCAGTTATCACAGTTCCTGCTCACTTTAACGATGCCCAGAGACAGGCAACAAAGGATGCTGGAATTATTGCAGGCCTCGAGGTAGTGAGGGTTTTCCCAGAGCCTACAGCAGCTGCCTTAGCTTACGGATTGGATAAAACTGACAGGACCATCAGGGTTGCAGTCTACGATCTTGGTGGAGGCACCTTTGATATTTCCATCCTCGAACTGGATAAAGGTGTTTTTGAAGTTATGGCAACATCTGGTGACACTCACCTTGGTGGCGATGATATCGACCAGCGCATTATTGACTGGCTGATTGAGGAATTTAGAAAAGAAACGGGTATTGACCTGAGAAACGACAGGAATGCATTGCAGAGGCTCAAGGACGCGGCAGAAAAGGCCAAGAAAGAACTTTCTACTCTAATGGAAACTCAAATTTCCCTGCCCTTTATCACCTCTGATGCGTCCGGTCCAAAGCACTTAGAAAGGGTTCTTACAAGGTCCAGACTTGAAGCCATGTCCATGGATTTGATCGAAAGGACCATTGAAATCTGCAAGCAAGCTTTAGAGGATGTAAAACTCAGACCCCAAGATATTGACGAAGTTATTCTGGTTGGTGGTCAGACCAGGATGCCTCTTGTCCAGCAGAAGGTAAGAGAGTTCTTCGGTAAAGAGCCTCATAAAGGAATTAACCCCGATGAAGTTGTTGCGGTTGGTGCTGCTATACAAGGTGCCATCATAGCAGGTGAATATCAAGATAAGGACATAGTCCTCCTTGATGTTGTTCCGCTTTCCTTAGGCGTGGAGACCCTCGGTGGCATTTTCGATGTGGTTATTCCACGTAATACGACAATACCCACGAGGAAATCAAAGATTTACACTACTGCAGAAGATAATCAGACTTCTGTTCTGATCAAAGTTTATCAAGGTGAGAGGCCAATTGCATCTGAGAACAGGTTACTTGGTCAGTTTGAACTTATGGGGATACCCCCCGCTCCCAGAGGTACACCACAGATTGAGGTTACCTTTGATATAGATGCTGACGGTATCCTTCATGTTTCGGCAGTTGACAAAGCTACTAATAAAGAAAACTCTATCAAGATATACGCAAGAACCGGGCTAACTCAAGAGGAAATCGATCGCATGGTAAAGGAGGCTGAGAAGTACAAGGAGGAGGACCGCAAGAGGAGGGAGCTAATCGAACTTAGGAATCAGGCCGATGCATATGTGTACTCTGTGGAAAAGAGCTTGAGAGACTTACAAGAGAAGTTAACAGAGGAACAGAAGAAGAGAGTTGAAGAAGCCCTCAACAGGCTCAGGGAATCTTTAAAAGGTGAGGACTTTGTGAAGATCAGGCAGGATTTCGAAGAACTTCAGAGGGTTTGGTCACAAGTAGCTCAAGAAGTCTACGCTAAGTACGGAAGTAGCGCACAAACTGGGACTGCGGAAGGAAAGAAAGATAAACCTGATGACTCAGACTATGAAGTGGTGAAATAA
- a CDS encoding nucleotide exchange factor GrpE, protein MQEHWVKKLKREFEELSNRISELEKERDNFKDLFLRKAAEFENYKKLMKEEWQKNIDFANERIIRNLITVLDHFRLALMVPSSDEVFKKGVEMIYNELLQVLRMEGLELISGSGGDFDEKIHEAIELVETNELPPGKVVEEVQPGYILRGKLIRPARVKVSKEKAKENNENN, encoded by the coding sequence ATGCAGGAGCACTGGGTTAAAAAGTTGAAGAGGGAATTTGAAGAATTGAGCAACCGCATAAGTGAACTGGAAAAAGAAAGGGATAATTTTAAAGATCTGTTTTTGAGAAAGGCAGCGGAATTTGAAAATTACAAAAAATTGATGAAGGAAGAGTGGCAAAAAAATATTGATTTCGCAAACGAACGGATTATTAGGAATCTTATTACGGTTCTCGACCACTTCCGCCTGGCTCTTATGGTTCCGAGTAGTGACGAGGTTTTTAAGAAGGGAGTTGAAATGATTTACAATGAACTTTTACAAGTCTTGCGAATGGAGGGTCTTGAGCTGATAAGCGGAAGTGGTGGAGATTTTGATGAGAAGATCCACGAGGCAATTGAGCTGGTGGAGACCAATGAGCTTCCTCCCGGGAAGGTTGTGGAGGAAGTTCAGCCTGGCTATATTTTGCGGGGCAAGTTGATCCGCCCTGCACGAGTTAAGGTTTCTAAAGAGAAAGCAAAAGAAAATAACGAAAATAATTAA
- a CDS encoding zinc ribbon domain-containing protein, with amino-acid sequence MPIYEFRCKNCGETFEELYNNGDSLPTKCPKCGGELVRVYSGSVGLSFKGSGFYVNDYGKSCSTCQASKEESSGQK; translated from the coding sequence ATGCCTATTTATGAATTTCGATGCAAAAATTGTGGTGAGACCTTCGAAGAACTATATAACAATGGTGATTCGCTTCCCACAAAATGCCCTAAGTGTGGTGGTGAGCTGGTGAGAGTCTACAGCGGAAGTGTAGGGTTGAGTTTTAAAGGGTCAGGATTTTACGTAAATGACTACGGGAAGTCTTGTTCAACTTGCCAGGCTTCGAAAGAAGAAAGTTCAGGCCAGAAATAA